The Budorcas taxicolor isolate Tak-1 chromosome 2, Takin1.1, whole genome shotgun sequence genome window below encodes:
- the ITPRIPL2 gene encoding inositol 1,4,5-trisphosphate receptor-interacting protein-like 2, with amino-acid sequence MSVHYTLNLRVFWPLVTGLCTALVCLYHVLRGNAGARTEAPDGADGGFPLLKVAVLLLLGYILLRCRHAVRQRFLPGPPRMGGHSAFSAKHFPEPSLDILLESYYEHEVRLSPHVLGHSKAHVSRIVGELVRAGRARGSPGPIPGGALALAFRGDFIQVGSAYEQHKIRRPDGFDVLVPLRLPPLVALEPRSLGAEPELAPAFHGCFVCALKAPPGASGGHWLRDCKPFSDGFCVDVRGRRLLSATLVLRWFQAHLQRSLATVRYSLEGRCRVSLTPGGLEQPPTLHILPCRTDYGCCRLSMAVRLIPAVHLGDSVFLVAPLPPPSPAGPLSELPGGLRADALWGVNTARQEQKLLSWLQERAPPGACYLKCLQLLKALRDLGARGLDPTAAAQWGRILSSYVLKSALLAVLQREGAPAPGWDEAHLGDRLEELVQFLRDCLLRRRTLFHCVLGPGGAATEVGPLPKVLREAAPVDLLAAFDRQVRELTAARLLSTWRRLPQLLRAYGGPRYLVRCPPPRSQRTQGFPEDEP; translated from the coding sequence ATGTCGGTGCACTACACTCTCAATTTGCGCGTCTTCTGGCCCCTGGTGACCGGCCTGTGCACCGCCCTCGTGTGCCTCTACCATGTCCTGCGGGGAAACGCGGGCGCCCGAACCGAGGCCCCCGACGGCGCGGATGGCGGCTTCCCGCTGCTCAAGGTGGCggtcctcctcctccttggcTACATCCTCCTGCGCTGTCGCCACGCCGTCCGGCAGCGCTTTCTGCCCGGGCCTCCCCGCATGGGGGGCCACTCTGCCTTCTCGGCTAAACACTTCCCCGAGCCCAGCCTAGACATCTTGCTGGAGAGTTACTACGAACACGAGGTGCGCCTGTCGCCGCACGTGCTGGGCCACAGCAAGGCACACGTGAGCCGCATCGTGGGCGAGTTGGTGCGGGCTGGCCGTGCCCGAGGGTCCCCAGGCCCCATCCCCGGGGGAGCGCTGGCCTTGGCCTTCCGCGGAGACTTCATCCAGGTAGGGAGCGCCTACGAGCAGCATAAAATCCGCCGGCCCGACGGCTTCGACGTGCTCGTGCCGCTGCGCCTCCCTCCCCTGGTGGCCCTGGAGCCGCGGAGCCTGGGCGCAGAGCCCGAGCTGGCTCCAGCCTTCCACGGCTGCTTCGTGTGTGCACTCAAGGCGCCGCCAGGGGCTTCCGGCGGCCACTGGCTCCGGGACTGCAAACCCTTCTCCGACGGCTTCTGCGTGGATGTCCGCGGGCGGCGCCTCCTTTCGGCCACGCTGGTACTGCGCTGGTTCCAGGCGCACCTGCAGCGCTCCCTGGCCACCGTGCGCTACAGCCTGGAGGGGCGTTGTCGGGTCAGCCTGACCCCGGGCGGTCTGGAGCAGCCGCCCACCCTACACATCTTGCCCTGCCGCACCGATTACGGCTGCTGCCGCCTTTCCATGGCCGTGCGACTCATCCCTGCCGTCCATTTGGGCGACAGCGTCTTCCTGGTGGCGCCACTACCGCCGCCCTCACCTGCCGGGCCCCTGTCGGAGCTCCCGGGAGGCCTGCGTGCCGATGCCCTGTGGGGGGTGAACACAGCGCGCCAGGAGCAGAAGCTGCTGAGCTGGCTGCAGGAAAGGGCCCCCCCAGGTGCCTGCTACCTCAAGTGCCTGCAGTTGCTTAAAGCTCTGCGAGACCTTGGCGCCCGCGGGCTGGACCCGACGGCCGCCGCGCAGTGGGGACGCATCCTCTCCTCGTACGTGCTCAAGTCGGCGCTGCTGGCGGTGCTGCAGCGCGAGGGGGCTCCGGCACCAGGCTGGGACGAGGCGCACCTGGGCGACCGCCTGGAGGAGCTAGTGCAGTTTCTCAGGGACTGCCTGCTGCGACGCCGGACGCTCTTCCACTGCGTCCTGGGCCCTGGAGGGGCGGCCACCGAGGTGGGCCCGCTACCCAAGGTACTGCGTGAAGCTGCCCCAGTTGACCTCCTGGCGGCTTTCGACCGGCAGGTTCGGGAACTCACAGCGGCGCGGTTGCTGTCCACGTGGCGAAGGCTGCCCCAGCTTCTCCGCGCCTATGGTGGTCCCCGCTACCTTGTCAGGTGCCCGCCACCCCGGAGTCAGCGCACCCAAGGGTTCCCTGAAGATGAACCATAA